A stretch of Candidatus Abawacabacteria bacterium DNA encodes these proteins:
- a CDS encoding DUF3829 domain-containing protein, whose product MDNNYLSANNNPRSPVPVKFILFIILLGIGVYLYPLLINFIATNGMAIVPMESSRPAATAQPTSSSSSSAVTNTSTALENTLKSIEQCLRKGGRQISATIKAYSTQVKFASPEQTHFQGYANEADWRDCQKELNKVISSNGDATSEIIRAYITAGDQVTRLLSEITPYYKQKDFLDDKFVKGKETDPTLTLAFHEYLAKESKLHNLWFTTDQRLDEDKLKIITDKSSYAYITRDLRYQMKALEHVISSEPLDIEQVTIIIPQLAQAQKKLVTIVIPQLDTQTAFSSSLWQSTANAAENTLVAAKATQRLLRDGKPIPQHNDGSIFNIKQQISLFFSHYEAAIKIHDTWLKTQAILNR is encoded by the coding sequence ATGGACAATAATTATCTTTCAGCGAACAACAATCCCCGATCACCGGTACCGGTTAAATTCATTCTGTTTATCATCCTCTTAGGTATAGGGGTTTATTTGTATCCCCTATTAATTAATTTTATTGCTACTAATGGAATGGCTATAGTCCCCATGGAATCATCTCGACCAGCCGCTACAGCTCAACCGACAAGTAGTTCTTCATCCAGTGCAGTTACTAATACCAGCACCGCTTTAGAGAATACGTTAAAATCTATAGAACAATGCTTGCGTAAAGGTGGCAGACAGATATCAGCAACAATCAAAGCTTATTCTACGCAAGTAAAATTTGCTTCGCCGGAGCAAACACATTTTCAAGGCTATGCAAATGAAGCTGATTGGCGAGATTGTCAAAAAGAATTGAATAAAGTCATCAGCTCGAATGGCGATGCTACTAGTGAAATTATCCGTGCTTATATCACAGCTGGTGATCAAGTAACCCGTTTGCTTAGTGAGATTACTCCTTATTATAAACAGAAAGATTTTCTAGATGACAAATTCGTTAAAGGTAAGGAAACGGATCCTACTCTCACCCTAGCCTTTCATGAATATTTAGCTAAAGAAAGCAAATTACATAATCTTTGGTTCACCACCGATCAGAGATTAGATGAAGACAAATTAAAGATAATCACAGACAAAAGTTCATACGCCTATATTACCCGTGATTTGCGTTACCAGATGAAGGCGTTAGAACATGTTATTAGTAGTGAACCATTAGACATAGAGCAAGTGACCATAATTATCCCGCAGCTAGCTCAAGCTCAAAAGAAACTGGTAACTATTGTCATTCCCCAACTCGATACGCAGACTGCATTTAGCTCAAGTTTGTGGCAAAGCACTGCTAATGCTGCTGAAAACACGCTAGTAGCTGCCAAAGCTACCCAACGATTATTACGAGATGGCAAGCCTATTCCCCAGCATAATGACGGCTCCATCTTCAATATTAAGCAACAAATTTCTTTATTTTTCAGCCACTATGAGGCAGCAATCAAAATTCATGACACTTGGCTCAAGACCCAGGCAATTTTGAATCGGTAA